A genomic region of Pseudomonadota bacterium contains the following coding sequences:
- a CDS encoding AAA family ATPase, translated as MHIKRFVARDMKHAIRLVRDEQGPDAVILSNQQVPGGIEIIAAVDYDPRLIDHALGANPEQAQAAADGASAPSAERPEAPPSPARRSDGKSLRLPSPPSSSAAAKPATATAKRATATADDAAEKPPARRKASTASTSSSTSTTRRTRRTSTTTRKTASASKSTAKRRSATAQSSTNGSAKPSTATKAAAQAPAKKKRRATPRPAAAAAESSEILLPTQPPPTTAPPTAAVRHGGRDGVEQAFDDGFGPRPVAMTLWREGPEATVELSLIDEEREPPSDTVDWDAPGEHGAGDTVGFDERNDMVELDDFADDSPESFEEAMTAQQLAYSRPAPDASSAPFPSPRRPSITRQRYAEIEDYPEPTPEVEAEADPDELREDQVELSDSASAASGNGKGNGLLSVLAGVRRRPERARGRSEQRAGAPESGRQQTLRLYLRSLHRVGMSDPLVQELANAAAENNEAVDWPALAGQANARLRTLDQEVIDRGGVVALVGPTGVGKTTSVAKLAARFALKHGRDRLALITTDTFRVGAHEQLNTFARILGVPLFQADDPKTFSALMRRLARHRLVLIDTAGMGQRDLRLAEELSLLSRSRANVQVLLTLCANTERRTMLDTIERFADVKPAGCVLTKMDEARAPGTALGALIETGLPLAYTSNGQNVPEDLHWARSKRLSLVSQVFHQADMECRDQIDDTDEVRESA; from the coding sequence ATGCACATCAAGCGATTTGTCGCCCGCGACATGAAACATGCCATCCGCCTGGTTCGGGACGAGCAAGGTCCCGACGCGGTGATCCTCTCCAACCAGCAGGTGCCTGGCGGTATCGAGATCATCGCGGCGGTGGACTACGACCCGCGCCTGATCGATCACGCCCTGGGCGCCAACCCCGAGCAGGCCCAGGCGGCCGCCGACGGCGCGTCAGCACCTAGCGCCGAACGCCCGGAAGCACCGCCGAGCCCAGCCCGACGCTCCGATGGCAAGTCCCTGCGATTGCCTTCGCCGCCGTCCTCGAGTGCCGCTGCGAAGCCGGCCACCGCGACGGCCAAGCGGGCCACCGCGACGGCGGACGATGCCGCCGAAAAACCGCCCGCACGACGCAAGGCGAGCACCGCCAGCACCAGTAGCAGCACCAGCACCACGCGACGTACCCGGCGCACGAGCACCACGACGCGCAAGACCGCAAGCGCCAGCAAGAGCACGGCCAAGCGACGCAGCGCCACGGCCCAGAGTTCAACCAATGGCTCAGCCAAGCCGAGCACGGCGACCAAGGCTGCGGCACAAGCACCCGCCAAGAAGAAGCGACGCGCCACGCCGCGCCCGGCAGCAGCGGCGGCAGAATCCTCCGAGATTCTCCTGCCGACGCAGCCGCCACCGACCACTGCGCCGCCCACCGCCGCCGTGCGACACGGCGGCCGCGACGGCGTAGAGCAGGCCTTCGACGACGGCTTCGGGCCACGCCCGGTGGCCATGACCCTATGGCGCGAAGGGCCGGAGGCTACCGTCGAACTGTCACTGATCGACGAGGAGCGTGAGCCCCCCAGTGACACGGTCGACTGGGACGCTCCCGGCGAGCACGGCGCCGGCGATACCGTCGGCTTCGACGAGCGTAACGACATGGTGGAGCTGGACGACTTCGCCGACGACTCCCCCGAGTCCTTCGAAGAGGCGATGACCGCGCAACAACTGGCCTACTCGCGCCCGGCGCCGGACGCCTCCTCGGCACCGTTCCCCAGCCCCCGTCGGCCGAGTATCACGCGCCAACGCTACGCCGAGATCGAGGACTACCCGGAACCCACTCCGGAGGTCGAGGCCGAAGCGGACCCCGATGAGCTGCGTGAGGATCAGGTCGAGCTCTCCGATTCAGCGTCAGCCGCATCAGGGAACGGCAAAGGCAACGGCCTACTGAGCGTGCTGGCCGGGGTCAGGCGCCGTCCCGAACGCGCCCGCGGGCGAAGCGAGCAGCGCGCAGGTGCCCCGGAATCGGGTCGCCAACAGACGCTGCGCCTGTACCTTCGCTCCCTGCACCGCGTGGGCATGAGCGATCCACTCGTGCAGGAACTGGCCAACGCAGCAGCCGAGAACAACGAGGCCGTCGACTGGCCCGCCCTCGCCGGCCAGGCGAACGCGCGCCTGCGCACCCTCGACCAGGAGGTGATCGACCGTGGCGGTGTGGTGGCGCTGGTTGGCCCCACAGGCGTCGGAAAAACGACGAGTGTGGCTAAGCTGGCCGCACGCTTCGCCCTCAAGCACGGCCGTGACCGCCTGGCCCTCATCACCACGGACACCTTCCGCGTCGGCGCCCACGAGCAGCTCAACACCTTCGCTCGCATCCTCGGCGTACCCCTGTTCCAGGCCGATGATCCCAAGACTTTCAGTGCGTTGATGCGACGCTTGGCGCGCCATCGGCTGGTACTGATCGACACGGCAGGCATGGGGCAACGAGATCTACGTCTCGCTGAAGAGCTCAGTTTGCTGTCCAGGTCACGTGCCAACGTTCAAGTCTTGCTTACGCTGTGTGCCAACACGGAACGACGCACGATGCTCGACACGATCGAGCGCTTCGCTGACGTCAAGCCCGCCGGTTGCGTCCTCACCAAGATGGACGAGGCACGCGCACCCGGCACCGCCTTGGGCGCGCTGATCGAGACCGGCCTGCCCCTGGCCTACACCAGCAATGGTCAGAACGTGCCGGAAGACCTGCACTGGGCGCGAAGTAAGCGCCTGAGCCTGGTAAGCCAAGTGTTCCACCAAGCCGACATGGAATGTCGCGATCAGATCGACGACACCGACGAGGTGCGAGAAAGTGCCTGA
- a CDS encoding class I SAM-dependent methyltransferase produces MSARQNYLPHVREQYEDLPYPPRDPAQEKQRLKLVPTDHLASINARCYRGARDLASGMGVLVAGGGTGDSTVYLAEQLRDSPSRIVHLDLSAASIEVARQRLAARGLDNVQFIHGSLLDAKADDLGHFDYINCSGVLHHLADPDAGLGALLGVLAPEGCMGLMVYGQYGRTAHYQVQALMRLVNTQTPSREGKLDNLRKTLRALHPHHWLRFSEHVAPTNDGVGQLGDSGLYDLYLHEQDRAYTIPEVYEWMGRHDLHIPGPPGSPTTRHQYDPRSYVQDPALLEIIEALPPAARYAIGELLYGQIGRHIFYATRRPDTAARVDDPDLCPTWIDDEGAGLAAKLTSVSDEALVLNHGGLTFTTSNSPEKLALLRAIDGKRTTRELFGHQDLGAPEAAASLAMLEQLYSIDAITLRAPNVPPPPSNRSLQVRVAR; encoded by the coding sequence ATGTCTGCCAGGCAGAACTACCTTCCCCACGTTCGCGAGCAGTACGAAGACCTGCCCTACCCGCCGCGCGATCCCGCGCAGGAAAAGCAGCGCCTGAAGCTGGTCCCCACGGACCACCTGGCGAGCATCAACGCACGCTGCTACCGCGGCGCCCGCGACCTTGCGAGCGGCATGGGTGTGCTGGTCGCCGGCGGCGGCACCGGCGACTCCACGGTCTACCTCGCCGAACAGCTGCGCGACTCGCCCTCGCGCATCGTGCACCTCGACCTGAGCGCGGCCAGCATCGAGGTGGCCCGACAACGGCTCGCGGCGCGCGGCCTCGACAACGTCCAGTTCATCCACGGGTCGCTGCTCGATGCGAAGGCCGACGACCTAGGCCACTTCGACTACATCAACTGCAGCGGCGTCCTCCATCACCTGGCGGACCCCGACGCGGGCCTCGGGGCCTTGCTCGGCGTACTCGCGCCCGAGGGCTGCATGGGGCTGATGGTCTACGGCCAGTACGGACGCACCGCGCACTATCAGGTGCAAGCGCTCATGCGCCTGGTCAACACGCAGACGCCCTCACGCGAGGGCAAGCTGGACAACCTGCGCAAGACCTTGAGGGCCCTACACCCCCACCATTGGCTACGCTTCAGCGAACACGTGGCACCGACCAACGACGGCGTCGGTCAACTCGGCGACAGCGGCCTCTACGACCTCTACCTCCACGAGCAGGATCGCGCCTATACGATTCCTGAGGTTTACGAGTGGATGGGCCGTCATGATCTGCACATCCCCGGACCGCCCGGCAGCCCGACCACCCGCCACCAGTACGACCCGCGTAGCTACGTGCAGGACCCTGCGCTGCTAGAGATCATCGAGGCGCTCCCGCCGGCCGCGCGCTACGCCATCGGCGAGCTGCTATACGGCCAGATCGGGCGCCACATCTTCTACGCCACCCGCCGCCCGGACACGGCGGCGCGAGTGGACGACCCCGACCTTTGCCCCACGTGGATCGACGACGAGGGGGCGGGCCTTGCGGCCAAGCTCACGAGCGTTAGCGACGAAGCGCTGGTCCTGAACCATGGGGGCCTGACCTTCACCACCAGCAACTCGCCCGAGAAGCTGGCCCTGCTGCGCGCCATCGACGGCAAGCGCACCACGCGCGAGCTGTTCGGCCACCAGGACCTCGGCGCACCAGAAGCCGCGGCGAGCCTGGCGATGCTCGAACAGCTGTACAGCATCGATGCCATCACTCTGCGCGCCCCGAACGTCCCGCCACCGCCGAGCAACCGCTCCCTCCAGGTGAGGGTCGCGCGCTAG
- a CDS encoding (2Fe-2S)-binding protein, translating to MSFELNGRPVSFDGDPQMPLLWAVRERFGLTGTKFGCGIAACGACTMHVNGNAVRTCVLPVQAVANAQVTTIEGISSLDTRTAVQEAWLSHQVPQCGYCQSGMIMAVEALLAQHPEPSDEQIDAAITNICRCGTYDRLRPAIHAAAKQRRELGA from the coding sequence ATTTCCTTCGAACTGAACGGTCGCCCGGTCTCCTTCGACGGCGACCCCCAGATGCCCTTGCTCTGGGCCGTTCGCGAGCGCTTCGGCCTCACGGGCACCAAGTTCGGCTGCGGCATCGCGGCCTGCGGTGCGTGCACCATGCACGTGAACGGCAACGCTGTGCGCACCTGCGTGCTCCCGGTGCAGGCAGTCGCCAACGCGCAGGTCACGACGATCGAGGGCATCAGCTCGCTCGACACGCGCACGGCGGTGCAGGAGGCCTGGCTCAGCCATCAGGTGCCCCAGTGCGGCTACTGCCAGAGCGGCATGATCATGGCGGTGGAGGCGTTGCTCGCCCAGCACCCCGAGCCCTCGGACGAGCAGATCGACGCCGCCATCACCAACATCTGTCGATGCGGCACCTACGACCGTCTGCGCCCCGCCATCCACGCGGCCGCCAAGCAGCGCCGGGAACTGGGCGCATGA
- a CDS encoding helix-turn-helix domain-containing protein, whose protein sequence is MPPERADAAENRHAILRAAQDLLRERPLQEITMTDLASAAGVGQGTLYRRFENKAMLAKALLLERLMALDAELHERRAAGDAPRHLLHWFVGDLVELVSLQADLVAAITMKENMLANWWTQTPPARWLAAVMAMLYDAATGASGGEDFASLVMPAVMALGPAHGRREVATARARIARLVDAMLAHPQD, encoded by the coding sequence TTGCCACCCGAACGAGCCGACGCGGCGGAGAACCGCCACGCGATCCTGCGCGCTGCGCAGGACTTGCTGCGTGAGCGGCCGCTGCAGGAGATCACCATGACTGACCTAGCAAGCGCTGCGGGCGTGGGTCAGGGCACCCTCTATCGCCGCTTCGAAAACAAGGCCATGTTGGCCAAGGCCCTGCTGCTCGAACGCCTCATGGCCCTCGATGCCGAGCTGCACGAACGCCGCGCCGCGGGCGATGCGCCGCGCCACCTATTGCATTGGTTCGTCGGTGATCTCGTGGAACTGGTGAGCTTGCAGGCCGATCTGGTGGCTGCCATCACCATGAAGGAGAACATGCTCGCCAACTGGTGGACGCAGACGCCGCCGGCACGCTGGCTGGCGGCCGTCATGGCGATGCTGTACGACGCGGCGACCGGTGCATCTGGCGGCGAGGATTTCGCCTCCCTGGTGATGCCCGCCGTCATGGCCCTGGGCCCGGCCCACGGACGGCGTGAGGTGGCGACCGCCCGCGCACGCATCGCCCGCCTGGTCGATGCGATGCTCGCGCACCCGCAGGACTGA
- a CDS encoding DUF2802 domain-containing protein — protein sequence MPNDAIASSLLAQLTPELLAASLLVLASLCFFCGTLVLLLVIAPRLRPLREHAAPFTPELAVASAAAPSETAANEAAPARRRNRRRRPQRGPSAALATPQEQPDGRDFSREILLAQQGSDADQLMRDCGLTQLEANLVVKLYGRGGPEPVSAAVG from the coding sequence ATGCCCAACGATGCGATCGCCTCATCGCTACTCGCCCAACTGACGCCGGAGCTGCTCGCGGCCAGCCTCCTGGTGCTCGCCAGCCTGTGCTTCTTCTGCGGCACCCTGGTGCTGCTGTTGGTGATCGCCCCGCGTCTGCGGCCACTGCGAGAACACGCGGCACCGTTCACGCCGGAACTCGCGGTGGCGAGCGCCGCCGCGCCGAGCGAGACCGCGGCGAACGAGGCGGCACCAGCGCGGCGACGCAACCGGCGCCGGCGACCCCAGCGCGGCCCCTCGGCGGCTCTCGCCACGCCACAGGAGCAGCCCGACGGCCGCGATTTCTCCCGCGAGATCCTGCTCGCGCAGCAGGGCAGCGACGCGGATCAGCTGATGCGCGACTGCGGCCTCACCCAGCTAGAGGCCAATCTCGTGGTGAAACTGTACGGACGTGGGGGACCGGAGCCAGTCTCCGCCGCCGTCGGCTAG
- a CDS encoding RNA polymerase sigma factor FliA: MPSGRPSLDSESPAPNDDAQEAPVALTGDALVLQHASLVKRIAYHLLGRLPPTVDVEDLIQAGMIGLLEAARNYSSEGGANFTTFAGIRIRGAMLDEVRKVDWAPRPLWRQLRQMSRVISEMEHEQGRDVSDREVAERMDIPLDDYHRLLRDAACARVASLDSMINDDPPLAQAILEDHDGPLQHLQESTFVKVLAQEIERLPERERLVMALYYDDELNLREIGEVLGVTESRVSQIHKQAKVRLRTRLTEWVSDSP; encoded by the coding sequence TTGCCGAGCGGCCGTCCGTCGCTCGACAGCGAGTCGCCAGCGCCTAACGATGACGCACAAGAGGCGCCGGTCGCGCTCACGGGTGACGCCCTGGTGTTGCAGCACGCGAGCCTGGTGAAGCGAATCGCTTACCACCTGCTCGGTCGTCTGCCGCCCACGGTGGACGTCGAAGATCTGATCCAAGCGGGCATGATCGGCCTGCTCGAGGCAGCGCGAAACTACTCGTCCGAAGGCGGCGCCAACTTCACCACCTTCGCCGGTATCCGCATCCGCGGCGCCATGCTCGACGAGGTGCGCAAAGTGGACTGGGCGCCCCGTCCCCTCTGGCGTCAGCTGCGCCAGATGAGTCGGGTGATATCGGAGATGGAGCACGAGCAGGGTCGCGACGTCAGCGATCGTGAAGTCGCCGAACGCATGGACATACCGCTGGACGACTACCACCGGCTCCTGCGCGATGCGGCCTGCGCCCGCGTCGCCAGCCTCGACAGCATGATCAACGACGATCCGCCCCTCGCCCAAGCCATCCTCGAGGACCACGATGGACCCTTGCAGCACCTGCAGGAGTCCACCTTCGTGAAGGTGCTGGCGCAGGAGATTGAGCGCCTGCCCGAACGCGAACGCTTGGTGATGGCGCTGTACTACGACGATGAACTCAACCTGCGCGAGATCGGTGAGGTGCTCGGCGTCACCGAATCCCGCGTATCCCAGATACACAAGCAAGCCAAGGTACGGCTACGAACTCGACTAACCGAATGGGTGAGCGACTCGCCCTGA
- a CDS encoding MinD/ParA family protein, which produces MPDPSDSNPNDQHAPRQPQQDGGWMQEDQASGLRRVASNQPVQVIAITSGKGGVGKTTVSANLGVACAMSGRRVMLLDADLGLANLDVHLGLHPRYTLSNVLEGQCSLEDVLVEGPWGMTLVPAASGNKRMALLDARESAGLIHAFSELTRPVDVLIIDTAAGLSENVASFAQAARDVVVTVCDDPGSITDAYALIKVLSRDYRVDHARVLTNMTAGAEHGNQLYTKIARVCERFLDVSVTHFGNIPHDPYLRKSVQQQINVLDAYPSSRAAQAFRHLAQQVSLWRPAAGSRGHTEFFAERLLRVPTTAVAEAV; this is translated from the coding sequence GTGCCTGACCCGAGCGACAGCAACCCGAACGACCAGCACGCCCCTCGCCAACCCCAGCAAGACGGCGGTTGGATGCAGGAAGACCAGGCCAGCGGCCTGCGCCGCGTGGCGAGTAACCAACCGGTGCAGGTGATCGCCATCACCAGTGGCAAGGGCGGCGTGGGCAAGACCACCGTGTCAGCCAACCTCGGCGTCGCCTGTGCAATGAGCGGAAGGCGCGTCATGCTGCTGGACGCCGACCTGGGCTTAGCGAACCTCGACGTGCACCTGGGCCTGCACCCCCGCTACACCCTGAGCAACGTCCTCGAAGGCCAGTGCTCCCTGGAGGATGTGCTCGTGGAGGGCCCCTGGGGCATGACGCTGGTGCCGGCCGCCTCGGGCAACAAGCGCATGGCCCTGCTCGATGCGCGCGAGAGCGCGGGCTTGATCCACGCCTTCAGCGAGCTCACCCGTCCGGTCGATGTGCTCATCATCGACACGGCGGCGGGCTTGTCGGAAAACGTGGCCAGCTTCGCTCAAGCCGCGCGCGATGTGGTGGTGACCGTGTGCGACGACCCCGGGTCCATCACCGACGCCTACGCCCTGATCAAGGTGCTGAGCCGCGACTACCGGGTGGATCACGCCCGCGTGTTGACCAACATGACCGCGGGCGCCGAACACGGCAACCAGCTCTACACCAAGATCGCCCGGGTGTGCGAGCGCTTCCTGGATGTGTCCGTGACCCACTTTGGCAACATCCCCCACGACCCGTACTTGCGCAAATCCGTGCAGCAGCAGATCAACGTCCTCGATGCCTACCCCTCCTCCCGCGCCGCTCAGGCGTTTCGCCACCTCGCCCAGCAGGTGAGTCTGTGGCGCCCTGCTGCGGGCTCACGCGGGCATACGGAGTTCTTCGCTGAACGCCTGCTCCGTGTGCCCACGACCGCCGTGGCCGAGGCCGTCTGA
- a CDS encoding TlpA disulfide reductase family protein, with translation MSSIAPRSRALLLTVALLVGLLGAQITFANDAPNWRLTDATGQEYAFHEEHPKGPSIVLFWATWCPYCKALMPHLQSMLEEYQGEKPLRVFAISYREDGDPLKYLERQGYSFIAFPEGGDVPASYNVSGTPGVFVVDESGRIVLNLYQVTSRMAEDPAWDSLNNRQKAARRAPYWGARIREALDTLYGAR, from the coding sequence ATGTCATCGATCGCCCCTCGCTCCCGCGCATTGCTGCTCACCGTCGCCCTGCTAGTGGGCTTGCTCGGTGCCCAGATCACCTTCGCCAACGATGCGCCGAACTGGCGGCTGACCGACGCCACCGGCCAGGAGTACGCCTTCCACGAGGAACACCCGAAGGGCCCCAGCATCGTGCTGTTCTGGGCCACCTGGTGTCCCTACTGCAAGGCGTTGATGCCGCACCTGCAGAGCATGCTCGAGGAGTACCAGGGCGAGAAGCCCCTGCGCGTCTTCGCCATCTCATACCGCGAAGACGGCGACCCCCTGAAGTACCTGGAGCGTCAAGGCTATTCCTTCATCGCCTTCCCCGAGGGCGGCGACGTGCCCGCGTCCTACAACGTGTCGGGCACGCCGGGCGTCTTCGTGGTGGATGAGAGCGGCCGCATCGTGCTGAACCTCTACCAGGTGACCTCCCGCATGGCCGAGGACCCCGCGTGGGACTCGCTCAACAACCGCCAGAAGGCCGCGCGACGCGCGCCCTACTGGGGAGCTCGCATCCGCGAAGCCCTGGATACGCTCTACGGCGCACGCTAG
- a CDS encoding molybdopterin cofactor-binding domain-containing protein: protein MSEQAQGTGVGKLARLTRRGFLATAGLVGGGLTLGITLAPNRLKMTSEGSTAGEQVLLNTWVKLTPDNQLTVLIPHSEMGQGAGTGLAQMLAEELDADWATVSIEDAPTTDAYTNSDLGRGYIIGEAPAIPGFMYPLIDFAFLQIAKGLVGQITGGSTAIRLTGHHGMRRAGAAAREMLVAAAADLWEVDPAQLTTRASQVMHAPSGRQITYGELASAAARYSPSLKPALKAPSDYTLVGQPVTRLDLSAKVDGSAQFGIDVAVPGMVYAAIALPEVRDARAVIEHDARARARTGVRDIINLGDVVAVVADGYWVANQALQDLTLRWEGGQPSLTSEQIRSQHLQDLEQGKLQTLDGEGDATSAMATGTALAADYAVPYLAHATMEPLNCTVHARPDGADLWVGHQNFPFARDAVAEELGLDPAQVTVHKRLLGGGFGRRGQFDYVTIAARIAARVPAPVKVIWSRENDMTNDTYRPAISAKLQGAVGDDGRISAFVNRYVYTDAGMPDSERPFALPYDVPARDIARVRCPSPIAVGAWRSVDFTQHGFFNESFIDELAHAAGADPLAFRLDHLSDPRMRAVLEKAGDAAGWGSALAPGRARGVALVKSFETIVAQVAEASVDERGDVTVHRVTSAVDCGLVINPDSARAQITGSVIFALSAALFGEITVREGRIQQRNFPDYRLLKLADAPTQEVHFLRGADVPGGLGEPGVPAVAPALTNAIFAATGKRLRELPIAPQLRNA, encoded by the coding sequence ATGAGCGAGCAAGCGCAAGGCACCGGCGTAGGCAAGCTCGCGCGCCTGACCCGTCGCGGCTTCCTCGCCACCGCGGGCCTCGTCGGCGGCGGACTGACCCTCGGCATCACCTTGGCGCCGAACCGCCTGAAGATGACCAGCGAGGGCAGCACCGCGGGTGAACAGGTGCTGCTCAACACCTGGGTGAAGCTCACGCCGGACAACCAGCTCACCGTCCTGATCCCGCACTCGGAGATGGGCCAGGGCGCGGGTACGGGCCTGGCGCAGATGCTAGCCGAAGAGCTCGACGCGGATTGGGCGACCGTGAGCATCGAGGACGCGCCGACCACTGACGCCTACACCAACAGCGACCTCGGCCGCGGCTACATCATCGGCGAGGCCCCCGCCATCCCCGGCTTCATGTACCCGCTGATCGACTTTGCGTTTCTGCAGATCGCCAAGGGTCTGGTCGGGCAGATCACCGGGGGCAGCACCGCCATTCGCTTGACCGGCCATCACGGCATGCGCCGCGCCGGCGCCGCTGCGCGTGAGATGCTGGTAGCAGCGGCGGCCGACCTGTGGGAGGTCGACCCCGCTCAACTGACCACGCGGGCAAGCCAGGTGATGCACGCGCCCAGCGGCCGCCAGATCACCTACGGCGAGTTGGCGAGCGCTGCGGCCCGCTACTCCCCGTCGCTCAAACCGGCGCTCAAGGCGCCCAGCGACTACACCCTGGTCGGCCAGCCCGTCACGCGCCTGGACCTGTCCGCAAAGGTGGATGGCAGCGCCCAGTTCGGCATCGACGTCGCCGTGCCGGGGATGGTGTACGCCGCCATCGCCCTGCCCGAGGTGCGCGATGCGCGCGCCGTGATCGAGCACGACGCCCGGGCACGCGCGCGGACCGGCGTTCGCGACATCATCAACCTCGGCGACGTGGTGGCGGTGGTCGCCGACGGCTACTGGGTGGCGAACCAAGCCCTGCAGGACCTGACCCTTCGCTGGGAGGGTGGCCAACCCTCGCTCACCAGTGAACAGATCCGTTCGCAACACCTGCAGGATCTCGAACAAGGCAAGCTCCAGACCCTCGATGGAGAGGGTGACGCGACGAGCGCGATGGCCACCGGCACCGCGCTCGCAGCCGACTACGCGGTGCCGTACCTGGCCCACGCCACCATGGAACCCCTCAACTGCACGGTGCACGCCCGGCCGGACGGTGCGGACCTCTGGGTCGGCCACCAGAACTTCCCCTTCGCCAGGGATGCGGTGGCCGAGGAGCTGGGCCTGGATCCGGCGCAGGTGACCGTACACAAGCGCCTGTTGGGGGGCGGCTTCGGCCGTCGCGGGCAGTTCGACTACGTCACCATCGCCGCTCGCATCGCAGCCCGCGTACCGGCGCCGGTCAAGGTGATCTGGTCCCGCGAAAACGACATGACCAACGATACCTATCGCCCCGCCATCAGCGCCAAGCTACAGGGCGCCGTGGGCGATGACGGGCGCATCAGCGCCTTCGTCAACCGCTACGTCTACACCGACGCCGGTATGCCCGACTCGGAGCGGCCCTTCGCCCTGCCCTACGACGTGCCCGCCCGCGACATCGCCCGCGTGCGCTGTCCAAGCCCGATCGCCGTCGGCGCCTGGCGCTCCGTCGACTTCACCCAACACGGGTTCTTCAACGAGTCCTTCATCGACGAGCTGGCCCACGCCGCCGGCGCGGATCCGTTGGCCTTCCGCCTCGACCACCTGAGCGATCCACGCATGCGCGCCGTACTGGAGAAGGCCGGCGACGCCGCGGGATGGGGCAGCGCCCTGGCGCCCGGCCGTGCGCGGGGCGTGGCCCTGGTGAAGAGCTTCGAGACCATCGTTGCTCAGGTGGCGGAAGCCAGCGTCGACGAGCGCGGCGACGTCACGGTGCATCGCGTGACCTCGGCCGTCGATTGCGGCCTGGTCATCAACCCGGACTCCGCTCGGGCGCAGATCACCGGCTCGGTGATCTTCGCCCTGTCGGCTGCCCTGTTCGGGGAGATCACCGTGCGCGAGGGCCGCATCCAGCAGCGCAACTTCCCTGACTACCGCCTGTTGAAGCTGGCGGACGCGCCCACGCAAGAGGTGCACTTCCTGCGCGGCGCAGATGTCCCCGGCGGCTTGGGGGAACCTGGCGTACCCGCCGTGGCGCCCGCCCTGACCAATGCGATCTTCGCCGCCACGGGCAAGCGCTTGCGGGAGCTACCGATCGCGCCGCAGCTGCGCAACGCCTGA